In one Pseudomonas sp. 31-12 genomic region, the following are encoded:
- the clpA gene encoding ATP-dependent Clp protease ATP-binding subunit ClpA has product MLNRELEVTLNLAFKEARSKRHEFMTVEHLLLALLDNEAAATVLRACGANLDKLKHDLQEFIDSTTPLIPVHDEDRETQPTLGFQRVLQRAVFHVQSSGKREVTGANVLVAIFSEQESQAVFLLKQQSVARIDVVNYIAHGISKVPGHGDHSEGEQDMQDDEGGESSSSGNPLDAYASNLNELARQGRIDPLVGRELEVERVAQILARRRKNNPLLVGEAGVGKTAIAEGLAKRIVDNQVPDLLANSVVYSLDLGALLAGTKYRGDFEKRFKALLNELKKRPQAILFIDEIHTIIGAGAASGGVMDASNLLKPLLSSGDIRCIGSTTFQEFRGIFEKDRALARRFQKVDVSEPSVEDTIGILRGLKGRFEAHHNIEYSDEALRAAAELASRYINDRHMPDKAIDVIDEAGAYQRLQPIEKRVKRIEVPQVEDIVAKIARIPPKHVTSSDKELLRNLERDLKLTVFGQDAAIDSLSTAIKLSRAGLKSPDKPVGSFLFAGPTGVGKTEAARQLAKALGIELVRFDMSEYMERHTVSRLIGAPPGYVGFDQGGLLTEAITKQPHCVLLLDEIEKAHPEVFNLLLQVMDHGTLTDNNGRKADFRNVIVIMTTNAGAETAARASIGFTHQDHSSDAMEVIKKSFTPEFRNRLDTIIQFGRLSHEVIKSVVDKFLTELQAQLEDKRVQLEVTDAARSWLAAGGYDSAMGARPMARLIQDKIKRPLAEEILFGELADHGGVVHIDLKDGELTFEFETTAEMA; this is encoded by the coding sequence ATGTTAAACCGCGAGCTCGAAGTCACCCTCAATCTTGCCTTCAAGGAGGCTAGATCGAAGCGTCATGAATTCATGACCGTCGAACACCTCCTGCTGGCCCTATTGGACAATGAGGCTGCCGCCACCGTTTTGCGTGCCTGCGGCGCAAACCTCGACAAACTCAAGCACGATCTGCAGGAGTTCATCGACTCCACCACGCCATTGATCCCTGTCCATGACGAGGATCGCGAAACCCAGCCAACCCTGGGCTTCCAGCGTGTACTGCAACGTGCTGTTTTCCACGTACAGAGCTCGGGCAAGCGCGAAGTGACTGGCGCTAACGTGCTGGTCGCCATCTTCAGTGAGCAAGAGAGTCAGGCAGTGTTCCTGCTGAAACAGCAGAGCGTTGCGCGCATTGATGTCGTCAACTACATCGCCCATGGCATTTCCAAAGTGCCTGGGCATGGCGATCACTCTGAAGGTGAGCAAGATATGCAGGACGACGAGGGCGGTGAGTCTTCTTCTTCAGGCAATCCTCTGGATGCTTATGCCAGCAACCTCAACGAACTCGCGCGCCAGGGTCGTATCGATCCGTTGGTCGGCCGTGAGCTGGAAGTCGAGCGCGTCGCGCAGATCCTGGCGCGTCGTCGCAAAAACAATCCGCTGCTGGTGGGCGAGGCGGGCGTGGGTAAAACCGCGATTGCCGAAGGCCTGGCCAAACGCATTGTCGACAACCAGGTGCCGGACTTGCTGGCCAACAGCGTGGTGTATTCCCTCGACTTGGGCGCCTTGCTGGCCGGGACCAAATACCGTGGCGATTTCGAGAAGCGCTTCAAGGCGCTGCTCAATGAGCTGAAAAAACGTCCGCAGGCGATCCTGTTCATCGACGAAATCCACACCATTATCGGTGCGGGTGCTGCGTCCGGTGGCGTCATGGATGCCTCGAACCTGCTCAAGCCGCTGCTGTCGTCGGGCGATATTCGTTGCATCGGATCGACCACGTTCCAGGAATTCCGCGGGATCTTCGAGAAGGACCGTGCCTTGGCCCGGCGCTTCCAGAAGGTCGACGTGTCGGAGCCTTCGGTGGAAGACACCATTGGCATCCTGCGCGGCCTGAAAGGTCGTTTCGAAGCGCACCACAACATCGAATACAGCGATGAAGCGTTGCGTGCCGCCGCTGAACTGGCGTCGCGCTACATCAATGACCGGCACATGCCGGACAAGGCCATCGACGTCATCGACGAGGCCGGCGCCTATCAGCGTCTGCAGCCAATCGAGAAACGCGTGAAACGCATCGAAGTTCCTCAGGTCGAGGACATCGTTGCGAAAATCGCGCGGATTCCACCTAAGCACGTCACCAGCTCCGACAAAGAGCTGCTGCGTAACCTTGAGCGTGACCTGAAGCTGACCGTATTTGGCCAGGATGCCGCGATCGACTCGCTGTCGACCGCGATCAAACTGTCCCGTGCCGGCCTCAAGTCGCCTGACAAGCCTGTCGGTTCGTTCCTGTTCGCCGGTCCTACCGGTGTCGGTAAAACCGAAGCGGCACGTCAGCTGGCCAAGGCGTTGGGCATCGAGCTGGTTCGTTTCGACATGTCCGAGTACATGGAGCGCCACACCGTATCGCGTCTGATCGGTGCGCCTCCAGGCTACGTCGGGTTCGATCAGGGCGGTCTGCTGACCGAAGCCATCACCAAGCAGCCTCACTGCGTGCTGTTGCTCGATGAGATCGAGAAGGCGCATCCGGAAGTCTTCAACCTGCTGCTGCAGGTCATGGACCACGGTACGCTGACCGATAACAACGGGCGCAAGGCGGATTTCCGTAACGTGATCGTTATCATGACGACCAACGCCGGTGCCGAAACAGCTGCTCGCGCTTCGATCGGTTTCACCCATCAGGACCACTCGTCTGATGCGATGGAAGTGATCAAGAAGAGCTTCACGCCGGAGTTCCGCAACCGTCTGGACACCATTATCCAGTTTGGTCGCCTCAGTCATGAGGTCATCAAAAGCGTGGTGGACAAGTTCCTTACTGAGCTTCAGGCGCAGCTGGAAGACAAGCGGGTGCAGCTGGAA